ACGCCGCCCTCGGCCGCACCCGGATCGCCTGGGGGTACCGGATGCAGGCTCGCTCGCACGCGCCGCAGCCCACGCAGCCCTCGGCCTTCACTTCGGGCCGCTCCCACAGCCCCAGGGTCATGGCCCTGCCCGGAAACGGGCAGGCCCGGTAGCAGGCGCCGCAGGTCCAGCTGTTGTAGGAGTAGCACAGGCCCTTGTCGAGTACGGCCTTACCCATGGCCACCTTTTGTTGGATCTCCTCGGGGTCCTTGCGCACGGGCTGGAGCGCCCCGCTGGGGCACGCCTCGGTGCACCGCAGGTACTGGCCTTTGACCCGGTTGCACAACATGCAGGCCTGGCGGCGGGGCTGGATCGCAGGGGTTCCCTCCATGCCGCCGCCGGCCGAAACGCCCAGGGCCACGATGGCCCGGTTGGGGCAGGCGTCCGCGCACCGCTGACACCGGATGCACCGGGCCAGGAACTCCGCCTCGAGCAGCGCCCCGGGGGGCCTCACCCAGGCGGCCCGGGCCGCCCGGGGCGAGCCGGGCCGCAGGGACAACCAGGTTACGCCCACGCCCGGCACCAGCACCGACAGGGCGTTCTTGAGGAACTGCCTGCGCTCCATCCGAGACCGCTTTCCGGGCTCACACCCTCTCGATGCGGGCCGCGAGCTTCTTGTAGTCCACCTGGCCGCTCACCGGGTCCCACGCCCGGTGACTCACGGCGTTCACCAGCCACCGGTTTTTCCGGGGATCGGCGCTGTCGGCCACGGAAAGGTTCCACGGGCTGAACACGAGCCCCGGCGGCACCTCGGTTCGGGCCGGCCGCACCAGGCTCTCCACCCCCACCGACACCCGGGCCTCGTAGGAGCCCCGACGGGTCACCACCCGCACCCGGTCGCCGTCCTCCAGCCCGAACCGCTCGGCGTCCTCGGGGCTGAGCTCCACGTACTGCTCGGGCACCAGCTTCAGGGTCGTCGGCCCCCGGATCGTCTTCGCCGTGTGGAAGTGCTCGTACACGATGCCGAGCGAGAGCCAGAAGGGGTACAGGTCCTTCTTCTTGTGGTCCTCCAGGGCCAGGGTCCGGTCGTGATACGCGTCCAGATCGGGCAGTTCCGGGGTGAGGCCCGCGTCCCGAGCCTGGACCAGCAGGTTCTTGATCCCCTTCTTCTTGGCCTCGGCCAGGTTGTCGATCAGGAACGGTCCGGCGCCGGGCAGGTCCCGATAGCCGTAGCGCATGAGCTGCCCGGTGATCTCCTTGAGACGGGAGTAGTCCTGCTCGCACAGCTTCATCCGGGCCTTGCCGTCCTTGTGGCGGAAGGCGCCGTAAGGCTTGCCGGCCCAGCCCTCCTGGCCCAGGTACCGGCGGGGTACCCCGCCCTTGCGGGCCAGCTCCACGGTGGGTGCCGGCCACTGCACGCCCCGGAGCCTCCGGAGCTGATCGTAGAGGCTGACCCCGTCCTGCCGCTCTACCTCGAGCATGCCGCTGACATCGGCGTCGGAGCCCTTGCTCGCGGCCACGATGTCCCGGAACACGTCCTCGGGATCGTAGGCCATGAGCCCGTTGCCCAAGGGGATCTTCTTCTCGTAGGGGAAGATCCGGTCCGCGTCGAGACCCAGCTTCCGGGCCAGGGCCTTGCCCTTGTCGATGGCCATGTCCATGTCGGGCCGGCAGTTGGGCGGCGGGTTGGACGTGCCGTCGCAGACGTAGATGCGCCGCTCCGACTGGATGTAGGTGCCACCGGCCCACTCGCCCCAGGTGGCGGCCGGGAACACCACGTCGGCGTAAAGCAGGTTGGGTGCGTGGCGGTAGATGTCCTGGACCACGCAGAACATCTTGGTCATGGCGGGCCGAACCAGGGTCTCCACGTCGGGAAGGTGGACGTGGGTGGTGTACATCCAGAACATGGCCAGCAGATCACCCTTCAGCGCCCGCTCCATCATGCCGATGACCATGCCCGGGTTCTGGAGAAGCGCGGTCTGGGCCAGCCGCTCCCGGGGCACGCGCCAGGCGTCGGCGATGTGGTTTCGCCACTGCTCGTTCTTCAGCGGCTGGTTGAACGGCAGCCGCCCGGTGAGCCCGCCCATGAGCCGCTCGCTCATGGCGTTGGGCTGGCCGGTCTGGGAGTGGGTGCCGCATCCGGGCCGGCCGACGTTGCCCGTGAGCAGGTGCAGGTTGATGATGCTGATCGTGTTGTGCTGGCCGTGGAGCATCTGGTTGTACCCGATGCCCCAGAACGAGAGCACCCCGCCCCGGCCCCGCTGCCGGCCCTTGACGGTGGCCGCGGCCCACTCCTTGGCCACCTGCTCGATGAACCCCACGGTGACCCGGCCGTTCTCGAACACCCGCTGCCGCTCCACCACCTGCTGGGGCGAGTAGCGCTCCTTCACGCCCGTGACGTACTCGCGCCAGCCGTTCACGTTCTCGTCGAGCCACTTCTCGGGCATGAGGGCCTGGGGGTAGCGGGTGAGCAGCACGTGGGCGATGGCGTTCTGGTAGCTGATGTCGCCGTTGAGGGTCTGGAGGTGGTAGCTGTTCCTGGGGTCGATGGACTCCAGCCCGATCACCGTTCCGGTCTTCCTCGGATCGGCCACCAGCGTGGGGATGCCCGTGCGCTTCTTGTAGTCGGCCACCCGCCAGAACAGGATCGGGTGGGCCTCCCGGGCGTTGTGGCCCCAGAAGCAGATGAAGTCCGCGTGCTCGATGTCTTCGTAGCTCGTGGGCGGGGCGTCCGAGCCGTAGGAGTGGAAGTACCCGGTCACGGCCGAGGTCATGCACATGCGGGCGTTGGCCTCGATGGAGTTGGACCCGATCACCCCCTTCATCAGGACGTTCTCGATCCACTGGGCCTCCATGGTGAGCTGGCCCGAGCCGTTGAGGCCCACGGCATTTCCGCCCTTGGCCTTGACGATCTCGGCGATCTTCTCGGCCACCAGCTCCTCGGCCTCCTCGTAGGGCATCTCCGTGAACACGCTGTCGTCGAACCGGCCCTTGGTGCTGGACACGTGATCCCGCAGGGGATCGGTCATGTCCTTTCGCACCAGCACCTTGGTGAGCCGGTCCCGGTAGATGGGCTCGTGGGCGTTCAGGCCCTTGATGCACTGGATCCCCCGGTTGGTCGGGTGCTTCTTGTCGGGCACCATGCCCACCACCTTGCCGTCCTGGACCTTGATCAGGGTGCCGCAGCCCACCCCGCAGTAGGGGCAGGCCGACTGGAGCAGCCTCACCCCGGCCGGGGGCTTCGCAGGGGCTGCGTGGGCCGCCTCGATCAGCTCCAACGGGGCCAGCTTGGACGCGGCGCACACGACGCCGGCTCCGGCGGCCATCTTGAGGAACTCCCTTCGGTCGAAGTGCACGGGTCCGCGACGGCGTTGCATGGGTCTTCTCCTTACGAGGCTGGAAGGCTGGAACGCTGGAACGCTCGAAGGCCGTTCATTCGTTCGATCTCCGGGTTCCCCCGCTCACCGGGCCGGGGCCGCGGCCAGCACGCTGCGCTCGGCCGGAAGGGTCATGGGCGAGGGTGCCGCCCGGGACCAGTGGCGGATGTAGGCCACGAGGTCGTCGATCTCGTCCATGGTCAGGTCCACCAGGCCGTTGAACCCGCGGCCGAAGGGGCGCATGGCCGTGCCTGCGCGGCCCTTCACGATGGTGGCCTGGAGGAACCCGTCCGTGGCCGCGGCCAGGAAGCCTTCGTTGTTGAGCGCGGGCGCCCACGAGGAGAGCTTGGGCTCGTCGATCTCGGCCTTTCCGTTGATCCCGTGGCAGCCCGCGCAGTTGGCCTCGTAGAGCCTTTGGCCCCGGGCCAGGTCCCAGGGGATCACGAACCGGTGGGGGGTGTCCCCCGGGGGCCGGGCGTGCTCCAGGGAGCGCAGGTAGGCCACGATGTCGTTGATCTGGTCGCTGGTGAGATCCAGGATGGACTGGGGCCCCTTCTTGACCGGCCGCATCTCGGTGCCGTCGCGGCCCATGGCCATGGTGGCCATGAGAAACCCGTCGGACGCGCTCCGGAGGAACGAGAGGTTGGCCAGGGCCGGGCCGCTCGCCCCCTCCCCGGCCTCGCCGTGGCACTGGGAGCACGACTGCCGGTACCAGATCTCCCCCAGCTGGGGCACGCCGTGGGGGGAGTGCTTCACCGAGACCCGCGGCCGGTCCTGGAACGTGCGCAGGTAGGCCACGATGTCACGCATCTGCCGGTCCGTGAGCTCGCCGATCCCCTGCTCGGCCCGGGCGAACCCCAGCATCTGGGTACCCACCTTGCCGTTGCGGATCCACTCGAGAATCATGCCGTCTGTGGCCGAGGCCAGGAACACCGGGTTGTTGAGCTGGGGGCCCACCCCCCCCTCGGCCGCCTCGCCGTGGCACTTGCTGCAGTTGTCCCGGTAGAGGGCCCGGCCCACCCATGGGTCGCCACGCCCGGCCCCCGCGGGCACGCTTCGGCTGGGCTCGGTCTGCCACGAGCGGATGAAGCGGATGATCGACGCCACGTCCTCGCTCGACAGATGGCGCCAGGCGGGCATGCCGGTACCGGGCCGGCCGGACACGATGGTGGTGTACAGGTAGTCGTTCCCCACCAGGGCAAGGAACTCCTGGGTGGCCAGGGACACCGCCAGATCCCCCATGCCGTCGAGGCCGTGGCAGGTGCGGCAGTTGGTCCGGTACAGGATCCGGCCGATGCGCTCGGAGGCCCGGGGGTCACCGGCCTCCAGGAGCGAGAGCACCGCAGCCCGGTCGCTGCGCCTCGGCTGCCAGGTGCGCAGGAACGCCAGCAGGTCCGAGACCTCCTGCTCGGTGAGCCGCCGCCAGCCCGGCATGGCCGTGTTCTCCCGGCCGTCCAGGATGGTGGCGGCCAGGAACGCGTCCGAGGCCGCGGCCAGGAACCCCGGGGAGTTGAGGGATGCGCCGATCCCCCCCTCGCCCCGGCGGCCGTGGCATGCCGCGCAGTTGCGACGGAACAGGATCCGCCCGGACCGGGGGTCCCCCTTGGCCGCTGCGATGCGGGCCCGGTCGGGTCCGGGGATCTGCCACGAGCGGATGTAGGCCACCACCCGGTCCACCTCCTCGGGCAGCAGCCCCCCGCCCTCCGCATCGCCCCAGGCGAGCATGGTGGTGCCGGGCCGGCCGTTTTTCACGATGGTGGCCAGGTAGTGGTCGCTGGCCACGGCCAGGGTGTCCGGGTTGTTCAGCGAAGGCACCATCAGGTCCAGCGGGCGGTCCGCGGCCTGGGCCAGGAGGGGGTCCCGCACGGTGCTGCCCTGCCCGTCCCGGCCGTGGCAGGCCGAGCAGAACATGCGGTACAGCCGCTTGCCGTCCAGGGGTTCGCCGTCTCCCCGGGGCGGCGGCGGGGTGTACGAGGCCGGGGCAGCCTTCTCCCGCAGGCTCAGCATGTAGTTGGTGAGGTCCTCGGCCTGGCGGTCGGTGAGGCCCAGGTCGGGCATCAGGGTGTTGGGGCTCACGGCGGCCGGCCGCTTGAAGTGCTCGAACAGCCATTGGCGGACCGTGCGCTCCCCCTGGACGTGCGAGAAGTCGAACCCCTCGGGCCCCTTGTCGCCCACATGGGTGATGTCGGGCCCCAGCGACCCGCCTCGGTTCCGGTACTTGTGGCAGCCCAGGCAGCCGTACTCCACCACCAGACGCTTTCCGCGGGCGACCGAGGCGCTTCCGGGGAGGGCCGCGTCCAGCTCATCGGTCGTGATCGGCCGGGGCGGCACGCCCGCCACGTACTGGATCGCCTCGACGCCGTAGAGGTCGTTCTCGTGGTGGCACCGGCCGCAGTTGGTGTACACGAGCTCGCCCGTGCGCAGGGGCTCGGGCCAGTACCGGGTCTGACCGTGGGCGTCGGCCTTCTCCAGGGCGCGGCCCTGGCCGTCGTGGCACACCGTGCAGCCGAACCGTCCGAGGGGGTGGGTCTTCAGCCAGTCGCCGCTGTGGGCCCGCAGGGGCGGGTCTGCGTCGGCCAGGCTGGGGTTGTCCACGCCGGCGTGGCAGGTGACGCACCGGTCCAGCCGGCCCAGCTCGGGCAGCACCACCTGCTGCACCTCCACCCGGATCCGCTCGGCCGCGGCCCGGGCTCGGTCGTCCGCGGCCCGGGCCAGCACGGCCTCCTTGTAAGCCCGCTGGTAGCCGCGCCACTCCAGCCCCAGGTTCTCCCGGACCGCGGCCACCGCCATCAGGCCCAGGGCCGCAAGCGAGCTCGCCAGCAGCGCGAGCTTCCACCGGCGCGAGGAGGGGAAGGCACCCTTCGGGGGGGACGTGTCGGCTCGATCGTTGCCCATGATCCACCTAGTGTGTCGGCCACAGCGTGGGCCACCAGTAGAACACCCAGTTGGGCCCCCGGAACCAGACCGCGATGATGGTCAGCACCAGGAAACCGGCCAGGAAGCAGGTGAACAAACCGACGGCGCCCAGCCGGGTTGATCCGGTGCGGTGCGCCACCAGCAGGGACCAGAGCATGTACACGGCCGTGAGCACGGTGCCGGGGTTGAACAGGATCACGGCAATCTGGGGGATGTCGGGGAACCAGTTGCGGAGCCACCCGAACGCGATGGCGAACGTCTCGAGCCCCAGCACCGCGGTCAGGCCGAACGCGGCCGACACCAGGGCGATGCGCTTCTCCCGGGCGCTCCCCCCGAACCACCGGCCCGACACGGTCTGCTCCCGGTCGAGGTACGGCACCAGGGCGAGCCCCAGGAGCGCCACCGTGGGGATGCCGATGCCCCCCATGAACGCCGAGTACGACACGAGCTCCTGGAGGCCCAGAAAGTACCAGGGCGCCTTGGCCGGGTTTTCGGGCACCAGGGGGTTGGCCGGCTCTTTCAGGGGCGCATCCTGGAGGAAGGCCCAGGCCAGCAGGAACACCACCGTGACCATGAGGACCGTGGCCTCGGCATAGAACAGGTGGGGCCAGGAGGGGAGGGTGTTCTCCGGGCCGCGGCCCACGGCCGGGCTCTTGCCCCGCACCAGCGCCATGAGCCCGTAGGTCTTCTTGGGCTCCTGGGTGAACACCGGCCGGCAGTCCTCGGGCGGGGGGCCGAGCACGGCATCGGCGTCCGGCGGACGCGACAGCCCCCCGTCCTTCCGGATGCGCCAGAAGTGCACCCCGATGAACACGGCCGTGAGCAGGGGCAGCAGGATGCAGTGGATCATGTTGAACCGGATGAGGGCCTCGTCCCCGAGGACCCGGCCCCCCACCAGGGCGGCCTGCATGTACGCGCCCGGGTCGAAGTACCGGGTGATGCCCAGGGCGTCGGTCACCTCCCGGATCGAGGTGGCGATGTTGGTGCCGATCACCATGGCCCAGTACCCGAGCTGGTCCCACGGGAGCAGGTACCCGGTGTAGGACAGGGCCATGGTCAGCACCCACAGCAGGATCCCCAGGACCCAGTTGAACTGGCGGCCGCCCTTGTACGAGGCCGTGAAGAACACCCGGACCATGTGGAGGATCACCGAGGCCACCATCAGGTGGGCCGCCCACCGGTGCATGTTGCGGATGATCCGGCCCACCGGCACCATGAAGTGGATCTCCTTAATGGAGTCGTAGGCCAGGGCCGTGGTGGGCTTGTAGTAGAACATGAGCAGCACGCCCGTGACCGCGAGGATCACGAAGCTGAAAAACGCGATCAGCCCCAGTCCCAGGGTGAACGAGGGCCTCAGGCTCCACCGGTGGACCCGCGCGGAGTGGATATGGAGGAAGAAGTTTTGGGTCACGGCCTCGGACCGGGCCCGGTCGGTGACGGGCGGGCCGTGGCGCACCAGGCTGCGCTTCAGGGTCTGGGGCAGCGCCTTCAGGTTGGCCACCAACGCGGCCAGTCCGCCCGGGGGGGGCTCGTGGGCTTCGCCGGCGATCGGGTTGGGCTGGCTCATGCCGTCATCCCCTTGTCATGCCTGAAAGTACGTGCCGGCTGACACGGTCCGGCTCTCGTCCACCTGGAGCTGGCCGTCGGGGGCCAGGGAGATCTCGTACCAGGGCAGGGGGCTCGGCGCCGGGCCCTGGAGGACCTTGCCGTCGGGGTCGAACCTCGATCCGTGGCAAGGGCACACGAACCCCGGGGGGGCCTGGTTGACGATGCACCCCAGGTGCGTGCACACGGCCGAGATGGCCACGAACCCCTCGGGCCGGTGGAAGATGAACACGTTGCGGCCCTCGGGCCGGCGGACCTCCCCCACCCGGAAGTCGTTGGCCAGCCCGATCTTGTAGCGCCGGGAGGGTTCGGGAAACGCCCGGGGGAAGGCCAGGCTCAGCATCCCGCCCACCGAGGCCGCCACCGCCGCCAGAAAGCTGCCCAGGGCCGCCAGGCCCAGGAAGTCCCTTCGCTTGACCGGGGGATCCGTCGAGACGCTCATGGCCACACCTCCTGGAACTCCACCCGCTCCATGGTGATCGCCGCGTTGGGGCACCGCTGGGCGCACAGGGCGCACCGGATGCACAGATCCTCGTCCTTGATGATGGCGCTCGCCTGCTCCCACCCCTCGCCGATCACCTCCCGGGCGAGGCGCTGCTGCTCGTCGTCCAGCTCCAGGTCCGCCAACGGCACGAGCTTGAGGCAGCCCATGGGGCACACGTCCGCGCACCCGCCGCACAGCACGCACCGCTCGCTGTCGAAGATCGGGTTCACCCCGCAGTCCAGGCACCGGCTCGCCTCGCGCCGGGCCAGGGCTTCGTCGTAGCCCCGCTCCACGAGGCGGCCCGGAGAGGAGAGCCGTTTTTGCACCTCCTCCAGGGGCACCGGGGTACGGGGGAGGGCCTCGTAGCCCGGTTCGCGCCGGAAGCCGGGCAGATCCCGGTGGCGCTCCAGGAGCCGGGGGGCGATCTCCCGGCCGGAGAGGTAGGCGTACACGGACCGGGCGGCCCTTTTGCCGCTGGCCACCGCCGTGACGATGTTGGCCGCGCCCAGGGCGGCGTCGCCGGCCACGAACACGCCCTCGGCCGTGGTGGCCAGGGTGTCCTCGTCGATCTCCAGCAGGCCCCAGTCGGTGAACCGCACCCCGTGGCGCTCGGGATCCACAAAGTCCAGATCGGTGCGCTGGCCGATGGCCAGGATCACGGTGTCGCAGGGCTCCATCCGCTCGGACCCGGGGATCGGCTCCGGCCAGCGCCGGCCGCTCTCGTCCGGCGGGCCCAGCCGGTTCTCCACCAGGCGCACGCCGCGCACCCGGCCCTGCTCGTCCTTCTCGATGGCCACCGGGGTCACCAGGTACTGGAAGTTGACCCCCTCCTCCCGGGCCTCCTCCAGCTCCTCCTCGGTGACCGGCATCTCGTCCCGGGTGCGGCGGTACAGCACGTTCACCACGCTGTCCACCCCCACCCGCAGGGAGGACCGGGAGCAGTCCAGGGCCGTGAACCCGCCCCCGATCACCACCACCCGCTTCCCCAGGGGCGGGGGGGCGCCGAAGGCCACCTGCCGCAGGAACTCCACCCCGCCGAGCACCCCCTCGGCGTCCTCGCCGGGGATGCCCAGGCTCCGGGAGCGCTTGGCCCCCACGGCGATCACCACCGCGTCGAACTCCCGGAGCAGGTCGTCGAAGCCGACGTCCCGGCCCACCCGGACCCCGCAACGGATCTCCACCCCCAGGTCCTGGATGGCCCGGATCTCGGCGTCGAGCACCTCCCGGGGGAGCCGGAACGCCGGGATGCCAGTGTACATCATGCCGGCCGGCTTGGGCTCCATCTCCAGGACCACCGGCCGGGCGCCCATCAGGGCCAGGTCGTGGGCGCAGGCGAGCCCCGCGGGCCCCGCGCCGATGATCGCCACGCGCCGGCGCTCGGGGGGCGGCAGGGCCCCCTCGGCGCGGGCCCGGAACAGGTGGGCCAGTTCGTCCTGGTCGGCGTCTGGCGTTGCCGGTTCCTGGAAGTTCTCGGGGCGGGCCAGCGTGCGGTCCGGCGGGGCCTCGGTACCGAACCGCTCGGTCACGTAACGCTTCAGCGCCCGGATGGAGATGGGCTCGTCCACTTTGCCCCGGCGGCAGGCCTCCTGGCAGGGCGCGCTGCACACCCGGCCGCAGACCGAGGCCAAGGGGTTGGGTCCCCGGGCGATCCGATACGCTGTTTCATCCTCACCCGAGGCGATCGCCCGCACATACCCCCGCGCGTCCGTGTGCACGGGGCAGGCCGCCTGGCAGTTGATCAGCTCTTTCCAGTAGCGATCGTCCGGAACAGTGACGCGCAGGCCCATCCAACCCCTCCGCGGATCAGGACGGGTGCTCGTTCCCGGCCGGCTCCGGGCGGTTGACCGGGTGGCCGAGAATGGCCGTGTTGAGAGCCGGTGAATCCACGCAAGCAAGAGTCACTATTCCACGACTTGCCGACTCAGGCAAACTAGAACTTGGTTTGGGGGATAAGAAAATGAAAAACCTTGACCCAGGTCAAAGCGACGGAAGGCGGGGACGGCTCGTCCCCCCGAGGGGGCTAAAGGTTCCCACCCCTCATGACGATAGATCTTTGCAAGTGCACGGGGCCGCTATCGTCGGATCGTCGCCCCTCCCCTTGCCCGCACAACCCCCTTTCGAACGCTACCCCCTGTTCGCCGACCCGGCCCCCGGGCCGGTGTGACGGAAAGGAGAAGGACCATGCAGTGGGAACCCAAGATGGCCACGGGCATCGCCAAGATCGACGCCCAGCACAAGGAGCTGATCCGAAGGATCAACAAGCTGCTGGACGCGATGAAGGAGGGGCAGGGTCGGGAGATGGTGGGGGAGGTGCTGGAGTTTCTGGGGCGGTACGTGGTGGAGCACTTCGCCGACGAAGAGGCCCTGATGAAGAAGTACGGCTACCCCAAGTACCCCGAGCACAAGGCGATCCACGACCGGTTCAAGAAGGAGTTCGAGGCCCTGGCCGCCGAGAACGAGAAGAGGGCGGGGAGCCTGTCGCTCACGCTCCAGGTGCAGAACAAGGTCGTGGACTGGCTGCGCAACCACATCATGAACGTGGACGTGAAGATGGCGGCCCAGTTGAAGGAGAAGGGAGCAGCCTGACCGGTCTGTGCCCCGGGGCCCAATCCGGACGAACGCCGCGTCCCCATGGGGGCGCGGCGTTCGCTCGTCCAAGGGCTTGGGGAAAGGGGCGCCCTTGCGGTGCCCGCGGCCTGTGGTAAGGGATACCGGCGGCCCCGGCCCGGGGCCGGGCAGCAAACGGACCATTCCGGCATCGGAGAGAGGAGCGCGATCATGAAGAGCCTGGGGGCGTTGGCCGCGGCCGTCGTGGTCGCCCTGGCTGCGGCACGGGTGGGGGCTTCGGAGACACCGGTGAGCGACGACACCGAGGCGTGCATCGGATGCCACGAGGAGGTGACCCCCGGCATCGTGGCGGACTGGCGCCGCAGCCGTCACGCCCACACCACGCCCGGGGAGGCGCTGGACCGGCCGAAGCTCGAGCGCAGAGTCTCGGCAGCCTCCGTGCCCGAGGCGCTCCGGACCGTGGTGGTGGGCTGCGCCGAGTGTCACACCCGCAACCCCGACGCCCACCCCGACACCTTCGACCACAACGGGTTCCGGGTGCACATCGTGGTCACCCCGGCCGACTGCGCCACCTGCCACCCCGAGGAGCGCGAGCAGTACGGCCGCAACCTCATGGCCAACGCCCACGACAACCTGATGGGCAACCCGCTGTACGGGGCGTTGGTGGCGGCGGCGGCCGGGCCCACCACGTACGACGGGCAGGGGTTGGTGGTGAGCCCCCCCGACGAGCGGACGCTCGGCGACGCCTGCCTCGCCTGCCACGGAACCCGGGTCACGGTGGACGGTATGGAGACCCGCGACACGGCCATGGGCGAGATGGAGTTCCCCAGGCTCCGGGGCTGGCCCAACCAGGGGGTGGGTCGGATCAACCCCGACGGCACCAAGGGGGCGTGCACCTCGTGTCACACCCGCCACCGGTTCTCGATCGAGGAGGCCCGCGAGCCGGACGCGTGCGAGCAGTGCCACAAGGGGCCGGACGTGCCGGCCTACAAGGTGTACGAGGTCAGCAAGCACAACGCCGTGTATCAGTCGTCCAGGGGCTCGTGGGACCTTGAGGGCGTTCCCTGGGTGGTGGGCCGGGACTTCACCGCTCCCACCTGCGCCACCTGCCACGCGAGCCTCATCGTGAGCCCGGGGGGAGACGTGCTGGCCCCGCGCACCCACGAGATGGCCGACCGGCTGAAGTACCGCCTGTTCGGGCTGCCCTACGCCACGGCCCACCCCCGCTCGGGCGACACCACGGTGATCCGGAACAAGGGGGGGCTCTCCCTCCCGTCGGAGCTGTCCGGGGAGCCGGTGGCCGAGTTCCTGATCGACGGGGCCGAGCAGGCCCGGCGGGAGGCTCGGATGCGCTCGGTGTGCTCGGGGTGCCACAGCGGCCAGTGGATCCGGGGCCACTTCGAGCGGCTGGACCACACGGTCCGGACCACCAACGCGCTGACGCTCGAGGCCACCAAGATCCTTCTGCGGGCCTGGGAGTCCGGGCTGGCCCGGGGGCCCGGCCAGGGCGGGAACCCCTTCGACGAGGCCATCGAGAAGATGTGGGTGGAGCAGTGGCTGTTCTACGCGAACTCCACCCGGTTCGCCTCGGCCATGGCCGGCGCGGACTACGGGGTGTTCGCCAACGGCCGGTGGTACCTGCAGAAGAACCTCGCCCTCATGAAGGACTGGCTGGGGTTCCTGTCGCGGCCCCCGACGGGCCGGTGACCGGGGGTTTGGCCCAGGGGGCGGGTCGCGGTATCATTCGCGGCCGCTTTTTTCCACGAAACGGGAAGGAGAACGCCCCATGCCCCACGTCACCAGGATCAAGGTCCGGGGGTACCACCTGGATCTCTACGGACACGTCAACAACGCCCGGTACCTGGAGTTCCTCGAGGAGGGCCGGTGGAGCTGGGTGGAGGAGCGCGGAGACCTGGCCGGGTTCATGAAGGGGGGGTACGGGTTCTCCGTGGTGAACATCAACATCAACTACCGCCGGCCCGCCTTCCTGGGCGACGAGCTGGAGATCCTCACCTCCCTGAAGGGGCTGGGGAACCGCTCGGGCGTGGTGCGCCAGGTGGTGCGCCTGGCCGGCACCGACACCGTGGTGGCCGAGGCCGACGTGACCTTCGTGGTGGTGTCGGCCCAAACCGGCCGGGCCGTGCCCCTGGATGGGGAGGTGCGGGCCCTCCTGGCGGGGTTGGAGGCGGACCGCAGCGGGGATTCGGCGGAGTCGTAGCCTCCTTGGGCCGTGCCCGGGGGAAAAAGGAAGGGCCCCGAGGGGCCCTTCCTTTCTTGCAGATGGGGTTTCCGGCTTACGGGGGGCCGAGGGTCCACGAGGTGCGTTTCCACGCCATCTCCTCCACGGCCGGCACCTCCATCAGGTCGATCGGCTGCCACCCGTAGGACGAGATCTCCTCGAGGGTGCCGCCCTCCCGGAGGACCTCCCGGACGAAGGCG
This is a stretch of genomic DNA from Deferrisoma camini S3R1. It encodes these proteins:
- a CDS encoding cytochrome b N-terminal domain-containing protein gives rise to the protein MSQPNPIAGEAHEPPPGGLAALVANLKALPQTLKRSLVRHGPPVTDRARSEAVTQNFFLHIHSARVHRWSLRPSFTLGLGLIAFFSFVILAVTGVLLMFYYKPTTALAYDSIKEIHFMVPVGRIIRNMHRWAAHLMVASVILHMVRVFFTASYKGGRQFNWVLGILLWVLTMALSYTGYLLPWDQLGYWAMVIGTNIATSIREVTDALGITRYFDPGAYMQAALVGGRVLGDEALIRFNMIHCILLPLLTAVFIGVHFWRIRKDGGLSRPPDADAVLGPPPEDCRPVFTQEPKKTYGLMALVRGKSPAVGRGPENTLPSWPHLFYAEATVLMVTVVFLLAWAFLQDAPLKEPANPLVPENPAKAPWYFLGLQELVSYSAFMGGIGIPTVALLGLALVPYLDREQTVSGRWFGGSAREKRIALVSAAFGLTAVLGLETFAIAFGWLRNWFPDIPQIAVILFNPGTVLTAVYMLWSLLVAHRTGSTRLGAVGLFTCFLAGFLVLTIIAVWFRGPNWVFYWWPTLWPTH
- a CDS encoding QcrA and Rieske domain-containing protein gives rise to the protein MSVSTDPPVKRRDFLGLAALGSFLAAVAASVGGMLSLAFPRAFPEPSRRYKIGLANDFRVGEVRRPEGRNVFIFHRPEGFVAISAVCTHLGCIVNQAPPGFVCPCHGSRFDPDGKVLQGPAPSPLPWYEISLAPDGQLQVDESRTVSAGTYFQA
- a CDS encoding FAD-dependent oxidoreductase produces the protein MGLRVTVPDDRYWKELINCQAACPVHTDARGYVRAIASGEDETAYRIARGPNPLASVCGRVCSAPCQEACRRGKVDEPISIRALKRYVTERFGTEAPPDRTLARPENFQEPATPDADQDELAHLFRARAEGALPPPERRRVAIIGAGPAGLACAHDLALMGARPVVLEMEPKPAGMMYTGIPAFRLPREVLDAEIRAIQDLGVEIRCGVRVGRDVGFDDLLREFDAVVIAVGAKRSRSLGIPGEDAEGVLGGVEFLRQVAFGAPPPLGKRVVVIGGGFTALDCSRSSLRVGVDSVVNVLYRRTRDEMPVTEEELEEAREEGVNFQYLVTPVAIEKDEQGRVRGVRLVENRLGPPDESGRRWPEPIPGSERMEPCDTVILAIGQRTDLDFVDPERHGVRFTDWGLLEIDEDTLATTAEGVFVAGDAALGAANIVTAVASGKRAARSVYAYLSGREIAPRLLERHRDLPGFRREPGYEALPRTPVPLEEVQKRLSSPGRLVERGYDEALARREASRCLDCGVNPIFDSERCVLCGGCADVCPMGCLKLVPLADLELDDEQQRLAREVIGEGWEQASAIIKDEDLCIRCALCAQRCPNAAITMERVEFQEVWP
- a CDS encoding bacteriohemerythrin gives rise to the protein MQWEPKMATGIAKIDAQHKELIRRINKLLDAMKEGQGREMVGEVLEFLGRYVVEHFADEEALMKKYGYPKYPEHKAIHDRFKKEFEALAAENEKRAGSLSLTLQVQNKVVDWLRNHIMNVDVKMAAQLKEKGAA
- a CDS encoding multiheme c-type cytochrome, with amino-acid sequence MKSLGALAAAVVVALAAARVGASETPVSDDTEACIGCHEEVTPGIVADWRRSRHAHTTPGEALDRPKLERRVSAASVPEALRTVVVGCAECHTRNPDAHPDTFDHNGFRVHIVVTPADCATCHPEEREQYGRNLMANAHDNLMGNPLYGALVAAAAGPTTYDGQGLVVSPPDERTLGDACLACHGTRVTVDGMETRDTAMGEMEFPRLRGWPNQGVGRINPDGTKGACTSCHTRHRFSIEEAREPDACEQCHKGPDVPAYKVYEVSKHNAVYQSSRGSWDLEGVPWVVGRDFTAPTCATCHASLIVSPGGDVLAPRTHEMADRLKYRLFGLPYATAHPRSGDTTVIRNKGGLSLPSELSGEPVAEFLIDGAEQARREARMRSVCSGCHSGQWIRGHFERLDHTVRTTNALTLEATKILLRAWESGLARGPGQGGNPFDEAIEKMWVEQWLFYANSTRFASAMAGADYGVFANGRWYLQKNLALMKDWLGFLSRPPTGR
- a CDS encoding acyl-CoA thioesterase; this translates as MPHVTRIKVRGYHLDLYGHVNNARYLEFLEEGRWSWVEERGDLAGFMKGGYGFSVVNININYRRPAFLGDELEILTSLKGLGNRSGVVRQVVRLAGTDTVVAEADVTFVVVSAQTGRAVPLDGEVRALLAGLEADRSGDSAES